The genomic segment CGTAGATCACCCGTCCCGTTCCCGTGTTATGCCGACAGGGCGGCGGGCTATCACGGCCCGGTGTTATGCCGACCGGTGTTCGATCGCAGTCCGGGTCGCGATAGCCACGCTCGACGACTCACGCGGCCGGATCAAGCAGGTGCGGCCCCTCATTCTTCGGGCTGTTCACGAGCGGGTTCGCCTCCGCCTCTTCCATCAGCTCCGACGGGTGCGGCTGCAGCAGCGCGTGAGCGGCCTTCGGCTTGGTGCCCGCTTCGAGCCACGCCGCGTAGTCGTCCGGAGCCAGTATCGCGGGCGTCCGGTCGTGAAATGGCCGCACCACGTCGTTCGCGGTCGTTGTGATGAGACAGCAGGTGAACGGGGCCGGCTTGTCGTCCACCTTCCACTTCGACCACAGCCCGGCGAACCCCATCACCCCACCGCCCTTGAGACGGAACCGGTGCGGGCGCTTCTTCCCGCCCTGGACGCACCACGCATAGGAGCCTGATGCCGGGAGAATGCAGCGTCGCTCCCGGAACGAGTCCGAGAACGTGGACAGGCCGGCGACGGTCTCGGCGTGGGCGTTGATGGGGCCGGGCTTGCCGTCGTTCGACCAGTTCGGCACCATACCCCACTTGAGCAGTGCCAGGCGCGTTTCGTAGGATCCGCCTTCGGGGCGACGACGGCGATCAGTTGGGACGGCGCAATGTTGTACCGGGCGGTGAGGGCCGGCGGCTGGTCGCGGCCGAATTGCCCGGCCAGCTCCTCCGGGGATGCGGCCAGAACGAAGCGACCGCACATGGGATCGGGTCCGAGGGAGGGCGGGTCTTTGCGTACAGTGTTCCCGCGCCGCTCCGCCCCGCCCCGCCCCATCGGTGCATCGCCTTGGCCCGTCCGCCCCGGGACGCGACGCCATCCGGACCGAACAGCCGTTACAACCGATCCACGGCGGGCGGTATACTCCTAGTGTCCTGAGTCGGAAGTCCGTTCGCAAACCCTCTTGATGCGGTCGAGGATGGAATCGGCGTCGGCGACCCAGGCGAACGGCTTCGGGTCGGCATTGTGTTCGGCCAGGTACTCGGTGATCGCCTGCTCGAGGGCGTGGACACTTTTGAACACCCCGCGGCGGATCCGCTTCTCCGTGATCTCGGCGAAGAACCGCTCGACCTGGTTGAGCCACGAGCTGCTGGTCGGGATGAAGTGCAGGTGGTACTCGGGGTGCCGCACGAACCAGCGCTTGACGGCCGGCGTCTTGTGGGTCGCATAGTTGTCCAACACGATGTGCACGCTCACGCCCGGTTCCCGGGGTAGGGTGGCATCCACGTGGTCGAGGAACTTCAGGAACTCCTGGTGCCGGTGCCGCCGGTGGCACGTCCCGATCACCTTCCCGGTGGCCACGTCCAGGGCCGCGAACAGCGACGTGGTGCCGTGCCGCACGTAGTCGTGGGTGCCCCGCTCGACCTGGGCCGGGGTCATCGGCAGGACAGGCTGGGTGCGGTCCAGCGCCTGGACCTGGCTCTTCTCGTCCACCGACAGGACGATGGCCCGGTCCGGTGGGGCCAGGTACAACCCGACCACGTCCCGGACCTTCTCCACGAAGTACGGGTCGGTGGACAGCTTGAACGTGTCGGCCCGGTGCGGCTTCAGCTCGAACGTGCGCCAGATCCGACTGATGGTCGATTGCGACATCCCGGTGGCCTGGGCCATGCCCCGGGTGCTCCAGTGGGTGGCCGCTTTGGGCTTGGTCTCCAGGGTGGCGGTGACCACCCGCTCGACGTCGGCATCCGTGACCGTGCGCGGGGCGCCGGGCCGGGGCTCATCGACCAGGCCGTCGAGTCGCTGGGCGACGAACCGGTTCCGCCAGGTGCCCACGGTGGCCGCACAGACCCCGAGTTGGGAGGCGACGGCCTTGTTGCTGGTCTCGTCGGCACAGGCCAGGACGATCCGCGCGCGGAGCGCGAGTCGTTGGGTGCTCTTGGGCCGGTTGGCCCAGGTGGTGAGCTTCTGGCGCTCGTCATCGGACAGAATGAGGGCTGGTTTGGGGCGCGCCATTAGGGTCTCCTTTGCCCTACCCTACCGGCCCAGGAGACCCGGCGCAAGGTTATCTACCGAATTTTCGACTCAGGACACTAGTGGCGACCCGCTCCGAGGTGTCCCGTGGACGAACGCACCGCCCTG from the Frigoriglobus tundricola genome contains:
- a CDS encoding IS630 family transposase, whose translation is MARPKPALILSDDERQKLTTWANRPKSTQRLALRARIVLACADETSNKAVASQLGVCAATVGTWRNRFVAQRLDGLVDEPRPGAPRTVTDADVERVVTATLETKPKAATHWSTRGMAQATGMSQSTISRIWRTFELKPHRADTFKLSTDPYFVEKVRDVVGLYLAPPDRAIVLSVDEKSQVQALDRTQPVLPMTPAQVERGTHDYVRHGTTSLFAALDVATGKVIGTCHRRHRHQEFLKFLDHVDATLPREPGVSVHIVLDNYATHKTPAVKRWFVRHPEYHLHFIPTSSSWLNQVERFFAEITEKRIRRGVFKSVHALEQAITEYLAEHNADPKPFAWVADADSILDRIKRVCERTSDSGH